From Astyanax mexicanus isolate ESR-SI-001 chromosome 13, AstMex3_surface, whole genome shotgun sequence, the proteins below share one genomic window:
- the LOC111194103 gene encoding epidermal differentiation-specific protein-like gives MSKIIIYEHINFQGMSKEFTSSVPNLRSENFNDCITSLKVIGEPWVAYEHTNFQGSQYVYEEGEYATLDRNDAFSSLEKVTDDLTNPQITLYEHTNYRGRSLVFTTETNLCYGNFNDVASSHKVQRGVWVLYEHINRSGAQLVARASRDMPEYGWFNDRVSHLRPLKPGKPIITAEIQWNQKEEHMNAVVIDSLCGLNHGDHEQSFSTEMSKEYESSVTDSFSFSNSTQISWGTSFGVDVGVVKAEQNFSLSNTFTVEKGSSNTRTERKSIRVNLPAKIAPRTKLTVNMVRKEVDVKVPVKLTIVTGSQSKVEYGQYRCQSGSSITTEFREEKI, from the coding sequence ATGAGCAAGATCATCATCTACGAGCATATTAACTTTCAGGGCATGAGCAAAGAGTTCACCTCCTCCGTCCCCAACTTGAGAAGCGAAAACTTCAACGACTGCATCACTTCCCTGAAAGTTATAGGGGAGCCATGGGTGGCATATGAACATACCAACTTTCAAGGTTCTCAGTATGTCTACGAGGAGGGAGAGTACGCCACTCTGGACAGGAACGACGCCTTTTCTTCTCTGGAGAAAGTGACTGACGACCTGACAAACCCTCAGATAACCCTTTACGAACATACTAACTACCGGGGCAGGAGCCTCGTCTTCACCACTGAAACCAACCTGTGCTACGGCAACTTTAACGATGTTGCGTCTTCTCACAAGGTGCAGAGAGGGGTGTGGGTCCTGTATGAGCACATCAACAGAAGTGGAGCTCAGCTGGTGGCCAGAGCTTCTCGAGACATGCCTGAGTACGGCTGGTTCAATGACAGAGTGTCTCACCTTCGCCCTCTGAAGCCAGGGAAACCCATTATAACAGCAGAGATCCAGTGGAACCAGAAAGAAGAGCATATGAATGCCGTGGTCATCGACAGCCTGTGTGGTCTGAACCATGGAGACCACGAGCAAAGCTTCTCCACTGAGATGAGTAAGGAGTACGAAAGCTCCGTCACTGATAGCTTCAGCTTTAGCAATTCCACCCAGATAAGCTGGGGAACATCGTTTGGTGTAGACGTGGGAGTGGTGAAAGCAGAGCAGAACTTTTCTCTGAGCAACACCTTCACCGTGGAGAAGGGGAGCAGCAACACCAGGACAGAGAGGAAGAGCATCCGGGTTAACCTACCAGCCAAAATCGCTCCCCGCACCAAGCTCACCGTGAACATGGTGAGGAAGGAGGTGGATGTGAAGGTTCCAGTCAAGCTGACCATCGTCACCGGATCCCAGAGCAAGGTGGAGTACGGACAGTACAGGTGCCAGTCTGGCAGCTCCATCACCACCGAGTTCAGGGAGGAAAAGATCTAG